A region from the Campylobacter subantarcticus LMG 24377 genome encodes:
- a CDS encoding membrane-bound lytic murein transglycosylase D has product MKKKFLFFTLVLLCLNAKALQFTPEHYTQQAQILRNLDIEANYLSDMIFLEFKESSMDMHSKTLVDTMREFYKITPIIRKILEKENIPQEFLYLAVVESGLKIHSVSRTKAVGVWQFMKPTAQTLGLRIDPYVDERRDLVKSTHAAIAYLKQLKEQFGKWYLAILAYNCGDGKLRQAIKKAKSDDLRVLLDPDKKYLPLETRIFIRKILTMAFLANNNDFLISQDSALLNYALSSEVKKIPVPPSVSLRQLAKVAKISYSEFKRYNPHFNHDFTPPDKKDYYMYVPLSKSVAVENAMQKVKLAKVDTTIPHTKIYIVKQGDSLYAIARKHKISVESIKEYNKIKGNLININQKLVLKIKENNNAKIKTQKLPKDSHTKVVSR; this is encoded by the coding sequence ATGAAAAAAAAGTTTTTATTCTTTACTTTAGTTTTGTTGTGTTTAAATGCTAAAGCTTTGCAGTTTACACCAGAGCATTACACTCAGCAAGCTCAAATTTTAAGAAATTTAGATATCGAAGCAAACTATTTAAGTGATATGATTTTTCTAGAATTTAAAGAATCTTCTATGGATATGCACTCTAAAACTTTAGTGGATACGATGAGGGAATTTTACAAAATTACTCCAATTATTCGTAAAATTTTAGAAAAAGAAAATATCCCGCAAGAATTCTTATACCTTGCTGTTGTAGAGTCAGGTTTAAAAATTCATAGTGTTTCAAGAACTAAGGCAGTGGGTGTATGGCAGTTTATGAAACCAACAGCGCAAACTTTAGGTTTAAGGATCGATCCTTATGTTGATGAAAGAAGAGATTTGGTGAAATCTACTCATGCTGCGATTGCTTATTTAAAGCAGTTAAAAGAGCAGTTTGGGAAATGGTATTTAGCTATTTTGGCTTATAATTGTGGCGATGGTAAATTGCGTCAAGCTATAAAAAAGGCAAAAAGTGATGATTTAAGAGTTTTACTTGATCCTGATAAAAAATATTTGCCTTTAGAAACACGAATTTTTATTAGAAAAATTTTAACCATGGCGTTTTTGGCTAATAATAATGATTTTTTAATTTCACAAGATAGTGCCTTGCTAAATTATGCTTTATCAAGTGAAGTTAAAAAAATACCTGTACCACCTAGTGTTTCTTTAAGGCAGTTAGCTAAAGTTGCTAAAATATCTTATAGTGAGTTTAAACGCTATAATCCACATTTTAACCATGATTTTACACCACCTGATAAAAAAGACTATTACATGTATGTGCCTTTAAGTAAAAGTGTAGCAGTAGAAAATGCAATGCAAAAAGTCAAATTAGCTAAGGTGGATACAACTATCCCGCATACTAAAATTTATATAGTAAAACAAGGAGATAGTCTTTATGCTATTGCTAGAAAACACAAAATCAGTGTAGAAAGCATAAAAGAGTATAATAAAATCAAAGGAAATTTGATCAATATCAATCAAAAACTTGTGTTAAAAATTAAGGAGAATAATAATGCAAAAATCAAAACTCAAAAATTACCAAAAGACTCTCATACAAAAGTCGTTAGTCGTTAG
- a CDS encoding septal ring lytic transglycosylase RlpA family protein: protein MQKSKLKNYQKTLIQKSLVVSCVGVLFSACSVVPISTPTVYYPERDFKSVKHNNTNLKGTMKPYTINGKTYYPTVVEVGETADGIASWYGPGFHGKKTSNGETYDQHAYTAAHKTLPMNTIVKVTNLKNHRQTTVRINDRGPFVAGRIIDLSNMAARDIDMIQAGTAPVRLEVIGFGTSASSGSVHTNSNLGSSGEITDSGHIFQGGSFMVQIGAFRNKNGAELIASRYKNYNSYTSTIQTSVKDGLHRVFLKGFRSEQEARDFVDNGSFPGAFIVRE, encoded by the coding sequence ATGCAAAAATCAAAACTCAAAAATTACCAAAAGACTCTCATACAAAAGTCGTTAGTCGTTAGTTGTGTTGGTGTTTTATTTAGTGCTTGTAGCGTGGTGCCTATTAGTACGCCTACGGTGTATTATCCGGAAAGAGATTTTAAAAGCGTAAAGCATAATAACACGAATTTAAAAGGAACTATGAAGCCTTATACTATTAATGGTAAAACATATTATCCAACTGTAGTAGAAGTAGGTGAAACTGCTGATGGTATAGCTAGTTGGTATGGTCCAGGTTTTCATGGAAAAAAAACTTCTAATGGTGAAACTTATGATCAGCATGCATACACTGCTGCACATAAAACTTTACCAATGAATACTATTGTAAAAGTAACTAACCTGAAAAATCACCGCCAAACTACAGTTAGAATTAACGATAGAGGTCCTTTTGTCGCAGGTAGGATTATTGATTTATCTAATATGGCTGCAAGAGATATAGATATGATACAAGCAGGAACAGCTCCTGTAAGACTTGAAGTAATTGGCTTTGGAACAAGTGCAAGTTCGGGTTCAGTTCATACTAATTCTAATTTAGGTAGTAGTGGAGAGATTACTGATAGTGGTCATATTTTCCAAGGCGGATCTTTTATGGTGCAAATTGGAGCATTTAGAAATAAAAACGGTGCAGAGTTAATAGCAAGTAGATATAAAAACTATAATTCTTACACTTCAACAATACAAACAAGTGTTAAAGATGGCTTACATAGAGTATTTCTAAAAGGCTTTAGAAGCGAGCAAGAAGCAAGAGACTTTGTTGATAATGGATCTTTTCCAGGTGCGTTTATAGTAAGAGAGTAA
- a CDS encoding 3-deoxy-D-manno-octulosonate 8-phosphate phosphatase, YrbI family, with translation MIELIFLDVDGCLTDGKIIYTQNYGEIKEFNVKDGAAIEAWQKLGKKVAIITGRTSECVYFRARDLKIDLVYQGISDKLACAKEILEKLNLDFSQCAAIGDYYNDMSLLEAVEYSFKPKDAHKALKTDKVLNRKGGNGAVSEMIEILVEYNNMQAQWDKLWR, from the coding sequence ATGATAGAATTGATTTTTTTAGATGTAGATGGTTGTTTAACAGATGGTAAAATCATCTACACTCAAAATTATGGCGAGATTAAAGAATTTAATGTAAAAGATGGTGCTGCGATTGAAGCTTGGCAAAAGCTTGGCAAAAAAGTTGCTATCATTACAGGTAGGACAAGTGAGTGCGTGTATTTTAGAGCTAGGGATTTAAAGATTGATTTAGTATATCAAGGTATTAGCGATAAACTTGCTTGTGCAAAAGAAATTTTAGAAAAATTAAATTTAGATTTCTCTCAATGCGCAGCTATTGGAGATTACTATAATGATATGAGTTTACTTGAAGCGGTGGAGTATAGTTTTAAACCAAAAGATGCACACAAGGCTTTAAAAACCGATAAGGTTTTAAATAGAAAAGGCGGCAATGGTGCGGTGAGTGAAATGATAGAAATTTTAGTAGAATACAACAATATGCAAGCGCAATGGGATAAGCTTTGGCGATAA
- the lptA gene encoding lipopolysaccharide transport periplasmic protein LptA — protein MVFRTVIFLCLLNLFALGAQKIEVYAKDFYLDEKNETSTLTGDVEVKKGGDILNSQKLVIYMKNKQPVKYIATHNAKFKISMKDKTYHGSGDEFVYNVAKDTYEINGHAKIIEVQSKKELTGDKIIVDRKNMTYRVLSKDKKPAKFVFEVKE, from the coding sequence ATGGTTTTTAGAACAGTAATTTTTTTGTGTTTGTTGAATTTATTTGCATTGGGTGCGCAAAAAATAGAAGTATATGCTAAAGATTTTTATTTAGATGAGAAAAATGAAACTAGCACTTTAACAGGTGATGTGGAAGTAAAAAAAGGCGGGGATATTTTAAATTCTCAAAAACTAGTTATTTATATGAAAAATAAACAACCTGTGAAGTATATTGCCACTCACAATGCTAAGTTTAAAATTAGTATGAAAGATAAAACTTATCATGGAAGCGGAGATGAGTTTGTTTATAATGTAGCTAAAGATACCTATGAAATCAATGGTCATGCAAAAATCATCGAAGTGCAAAGCAAAAAAGAACTAACAGGGGATAAAATCATCGTAGATAGAAAAAATATGACTTATAGGGTGCTTAGTAAAGACAAAAAACCTGCAAAATTTGTATTTGAGGTTAAGGAATGA
- the yihA gene encoding ribosome biogenesis GTP-binding protein YihA/YsxC, with protein sequence MILNAQFLTSASKVSEAPQPIYTEIAFLGRSNVGKSSLINALCKNKNLAKSSSTPGKTQLINFFEVSCKKNEDKFKLMFIDLPGFGYAKVSKKTKAIWNKNLDEFLKERSSIKLFIHLVDSRHENLDIDANSEAYLDSFIRADQKKITVFTKSDKLNQSQKAKILNLHKNAIMVSNLKKIGIEKLEEKIILESLGLNEE encoded by the coding sequence ATGATCCTTAATGCGCAGTTTTTAACTTCGGCTTCCAAGGTTAGTGAAGCACCACAGCCTATATATACAGAGATTGCATTTTTGGGTCGTTCTAATGTAGGCAAAAGTTCTTTGATCAATGCACTTTGTAAAAATAAAAATCTAGCAAAAAGCTCATCAACTCCGGGTAAAACCCAGTTGATTAATTTTTTTGAAGTAAGTTGCAAAAAAAATGAGGATAAATTTAAACTGATGTTTATTGATTTACCTGGTTTTGGTTATGCAAAGGTAAGCAAAAAAACAAAAGCTATTTGGAATAAAAATTTAGATGAATTTTTAAAAGAACGCAGTTCTATCAAACTCTTTATACATCTTGTTGATTCAAGGCATGAAAATTTAGATATTGACGCAAATTCGGAAGCATATCTAGACTCTTTTATAAGAGCAGATCAAAAAAAAATAACTGTTTTCACAAAATCAGACAAGCTCAATCAAAGTCAAAAAGCTAAAATTTTAAATCTTCATAAAAATGCTATTATGGTTTCAAATTTAAAAAAAATAGGTATTGAAAAACTAGAAGAAAAAATTATTTTAGAAAGTTTGGGTTTGAATGAGGAGTAG